One Euphorbia lathyris chromosome 1, ddEupLath1.1, whole genome shotgun sequence DNA segment encodes these proteins:
- the LOC136211038 gene encoding sister chromatid cohesion protein PDS5 homolog C-like, with amino-acid sequence MELIQYDKGIDVAKNLEAAGNALLSPPSNSQQLLPQLSEVEKYLKGVPQSPLKVVQSIINVAITTLTSKQLVNNEDQHVQVSIALCLTEIMRITAPDPPCDDQLIKDLFTLIVSAFDNISDISSSSYPKRVSILKYFAKLRLCNIMLDLKCDSLILRMFKHFLANIREHHPENVFMYMGLIMIRVLEEMDEIPLELLSTLLSYVRKGNQNVVPIAQKLSQRVMENSYKKLIPYMHQAVQYTGKPLEDYGRIVTVLCEQQAPLHHEVVASQNSLALQNKDDSTMLQWIGKKRRKSLKRQTHDMEEQEQLSLKVLPVTVDWNEHLNGYWNGVECSEEQKWCEEGEVALDKKQKVQELISISIEERVKIKSNGSSIH; translated from the exons ATGGAGCTTATACAGTACGACAAGGGGATAGACGTCGCCAAAAATCTTGAGGCAGCCGGAAATGCGCTTCTTTCGCCACCATCTAATTCTCAGCAACTTCTTCCTCAGCTTTCT GAAGTTGAGAAATATTTAAAGGGAGTGCCTCAGTCTCCGCTGAAAGTTGTGCAATCCATAATAAACGTTGCGATTACTACATTGACTTCCAAACAACTTGTAAATAATGAGGATCAACATGTTCAAGTTTCGATTGCTTTATGCTTAACTGAGATTATGAGAATTACTGCACCGGATCCTCCCTGTGATGATCAACTCATCAAG GATTTGTTCACGTTGATTGTGTCGGCATTTGATAATATATCTGATATCTCAAGCTCTTCCTACCCGAAAAGAGTTAGCATTCTCAAATACTTTGCAAAGCTCAGGTTATGTAACATCATGCTTGATCTTAAATGTGACTCCTTGATTCTGCGCATGTTTAAGCATTTCCTTGCTAACATAAG GGAACATCATCCTGAAAATGTGTTTATGTATATGGGGCTAATTATGATCAGGGTGTTGGAGGAAATGGATGAGATTCCATTAGAGCTTCTATCTACACTTTTGAGTTATGTCAGAAAGGGAAATCAG AATGTTGTGCCTATCGCACAGAAGTTAAGCCAAAGAGTGATGGAAAATTCTTATAAGAAGCTTATCCCCTACATGCATCAAGCAGTACAATATACCGGCAAACCTTTAGAAGATTATGGTAGAATTGTCACAGTTTTATGTGAGCAACAAGCTCCGCTCCATCATGAAGTTGTTGCTTCTCAAAATAGCCTG GCTCTACAAAACAAGGATGATTCAACAATGTTGCAATGGATTGgtaagaaaagaagaaaaagtcttAAAAGACAAACACATGATATGGAGGAGCAGGAGCAGCTTTCACTTAAGGTACTACCTGTAACTGTTGATTGGAATGAGCATTTGAATGGTTATTGGAATGGAGTTGAATGTTCAGAAGAGCAAAA GTGGTGTGAAGAAGGTGAGGTGGCCTTGGATAAGAAGCAGAAGGTGCAAGAGCTCATAAGCATTAGCATTGAGGAAAGAGTGAAGATAAAAAGCAATGGAAGCAGCATACATTAA